One Mobula hypostoma chromosome 5, sMobHyp1.1, whole genome shotgun sequence DNA segment encodes these proteins:
- the LOC134347358 gene encoding uncharacterized protein LOC134347358 has translation MSGADVVSAVEGASAVFPWTFTHPPTDVALFGSVIWYRVESGAKKLVLNCTFPSSGRSACEIATQETGGGRFGFVGNFIQRDISIMVQRLNRSDGGRYWCQVELNTNKFRTVVLTELSVRAPGESVSVITGTEGASATLPCEFTRPPQNLTAHTVTWMRKDPDRHIATFRHQGNGSWAAENGATRYELVGKPELGNASTRIKQSAVEDAHGYLCLAEFRDSDYRYPHFYGHHLNPPYIHVSQSEVRLRVRPGTDAFAEFMLCIPLGLKTLVLLVMGAVLYCDLLGGLLTLIVKSRTCGQRLGNTWYHILLGRNFSTPECDEITEQSPAQNVEEARSLNILKKETISE, from the exons ATGTCCGGCGCTGATGTGGTCTCTGCGGTGGAAGGGGCCTCAGCTGTGTTTCCGTGGactttcacccacccacccactgacGTCGCCCTGTTCGGTTCCGTGATCTGGTACAGGGTGGAATCAGGTGCTAAAAAGCTGGTGCTTAATTGCACATTTCCCAGTTCCGGCCGCTCCGCGTGCGAAATAGCGACACAGGAGACTGGAGGAGGGCGGTTCGGATTCGTGGGGAACTTCATTCAGAGGGACATTTCGATAATGGTGCAGCGTCTGAACCGGAGTGACGGTGGTCGGTATTGGTGCCAGGTGGAGCTCAATACTAATAAATTTCGAACAGTGGTTCTAACGGAGCTCTCTGTGAGAG CTCCCGGCGAGAGTGTCTCTGTGATTACTGGAACTGAGGGAGCTTCGGCCACGTTACCCTGTGAGTTCACACGGCCTCCGCAGAACCTCACCGCACACACGGTGACGTGGATGAGGAAGGATCCCGACCGACACATCGCCACCTTCAGGCACCAAGGAAATGGATCGTGGGCAGCGGAGAACGGAGCGACTCGGTACGAGCTCGTCGGGAAGCCAGAACTGGGAAACGCCTCGACCAGGATAAAGCAGTCTGCTGTTGAGGACGCTCACGGTTACCTGTGTCTGGCTGAGTTCAGGGACTCGGACTACCGTTATCCACACTTCTACGGACACCATCTCAATCCTCCATATATCCATGTGTCCCAGAGTGAGGTCAGGCTGCGGGTCAGACCTG GGACAGACGCTTTTGCCGAGTTTATGTTGTGTATCCCACTCGGATTGAAAACTCTCGTCCTGTTAGTGATGGGCGCCGTTCTCTACTGTGACTTACTCGG TGGCTTACTTACACTAATTGTGAAGTCCAGGACCTGTGGCCAAAGACTCGGGAATACGTGGTACCACATCTTGCTGGGCAGAAATTTCTCCACCCCCGAGTGTGATGAAATTACAGAGCAGTCTCCGGCTCAAAATGTAGAGGAAGCCCGGTCGCTAAATATACTCAAGAAAGAGACAATTTCCGAATGA